In a single window of the Limnochorda sp. L945t genome:
- a CDS encoding GumC family protein, with protein MQNAIDDEIDLRLYVERIWRGRYVIAAVTLGAALLAFLVSRLLLPRVYEASVLLVVQPQETQASPENAPAVQVVALTPAGYKEIVASDPFQALVREGMVRENRANLVGFSLEARVVAQSNLLELKAEGPDALSAARVANYAASLLRDEVVRVNRASVQSTLQQLAEQRDHAKQAMDEAVARLQAFSERGAAVQELQSERDSKLQLIAQYQTRLSDLEISLATQRAGLEELRKQLAAQPAVIKLDRVLSPEGAALAQAARSLDLQRAEPLVNLQDEQLNPVHVTLASEVSIREASVVQLSTERDQVKEALARLSDDVKKLTGELVALQAQQRELEWQVESARRSYETASQQYQLQQSVLAGRTGDSALTVVRPAVPPAAPSRPRVLLNTVVAAFLGLMASVFGVFVVDWLREPAPAAAPGAARGVPSVGQ; from the coding sequence GTGCAAAACGCCATCGACGACGAGATCGATCTGCGGCTCTACGTCGAGCGGATCTGGCGGGGCCGCTACGTGATCGCCGCAGTGACCCTCGGGGCCGCCCTGCTCGCATTCCTGGTCAGCCGGTTGCTCCTGCCAAGGGTCTACGAGGCTTCCGTTTTGCTGGTGGTCCAACCGCAGGAGACGCAGGCTTCCCCCGAGAATGCGCCGGCTGTCCAGGTCGTCGCGCTGACGCCGGCCGGCTACAAGGAGATCGTCGCCTCCGACCCGTTCCAGGCTCTCGTCCGAGAGGGAATGGTCCGGGAAAACCGGGCCAATCTCGTGGGCTTCTCCCTGGAGGCCCGGGTCGTGGCGCAAAGCAACCTGTTGGAGCTCAAGGCAGAGGGCCCCGACGCGTTGAGTGCCGCACGCGTCGCCAACTACGCCGCGTCCCTCTTGAGAGACGAGGTCGTGCGGGTCAACCGGGCGAGCGTCCAGTCCACCTTGCAGCAACTGGCCGAGCAGCGGGATCATGCGAAGCAGGCGATGGACGAAGCGGTTGCCCGGCTCCAGGCTTTCAGTGAGCGGGGCGCGGCGGTCCAGGAGCTGCAAAGCGAGCGCGATTCCAAGCTACAACTGATCGCCCAGTACCAGACGCGCCTGTCCGATCTGGAGATATCGTTGGCGACCCAGCGCGCCGGGTTGGAAGAGCTGCGCAAACAACTGGCGGCTCAACCCGCCGTGATCAAACTGGACAGGGTGCTTTCCCCGGAAGGCGCGGCGTTGGCGCAGGCCGCCCGCTCGCTCGATTTGCAGCGAGCAGAGCCCCTCGTCAACCTTCAGGACGAGCAACTCAACCCGGTGCACGTGACGCTGGCGAGCGAGGTCAGCATCCGCGAAGCGTCAGTGGTCCAGCTGAGTACCGAGAGGGATCAGGTGAAAGAAGCCCTCGCACGTCTCTCCGACGACGTGAAGAAGCTCACCGGCGAGCTGGTGGCCCTGCAAGCCCAGCAGCGCGAACTCGAGTGGCAGGTCGAGAGCGCGCGGCGTAGCTACGAGACGGCCTCGCAACAATACCAGCTGCAGCAATCGGTGTTGGCAGGCCGCACGGGCGACTCCGCCCTGACCGTGGTGCGTCCCGCGGTGCCTCCGGCGGCGCCCTCCCGGCCGCGGGTGCTGCTCAACACGGTCGTGGCCGCCTTCCTCGGACTGATGGCCAGCGTCTTCGGGGTGTTCGTGGTGGACTGGCTCCGGGAGCCGGCGCCGGCGGCCGCACCCGGCGCCGCCCGTGGCGTTCCCTCTGTGGGGCAGTGA
- the mobB gene encoding molybdopterin-guanine dinucleotide biosynthesis protein B, protein MGHQLTGLPHAPVRVEEAESLVLSLARPAGAERVPVAGALGRRLAAPVVAPFDVWPFMRAAMDGYALRARDLAGASPAAPAQLRVVGEAFAGSGRAGLAVGPGEAVRVMTGAVMPEGADAVAPLETVEEAGASAGRGSGAMIRVARELEPGANVFPKGEDAAAGEVVLRAGHRIGPSSLGLLAALGIAEVEVVRRPRVAVLAVGDELLERGAGAPPPGRVYDANTPALVAALEELGALSRPLGVVRDDPDALEEAIRTGLSFDMLVITGGASVGDRDFTVATLARAGAQVRFTRLLLKPGKAATFAHTDRCLAFALPGNPGAAMTAFWLLVAPAVRAMAGAPPEEIMPGRVPARLMQPVRVRPGRPHYLWGRMASCRGVRAVWPAGPSGTAVIRSQALANALIALPAEVAQAPAGSVVEVLPLPGEVPAFDWLPVPTLSVVGPHDSGKTTLIEALLPELARRGIRAGALKHDVHGFVMDYEGKDTWRLGRAGAERVGIAGPGRSAVLWHREAYAFDAMVALLGEGLQLVLTEGYKSARMPKIEVVPEGGSLLSPAAELLAVVSRQQPPPQPEWLTFADLGAVAERVERWLERWYREKAEAVLGHDREAARP, encoded by the coding sequence ATGGGTCACCAGCTCACGGGACTTCCTCATGCGCCGGTCAGGGTCGAGGAGGCCGAAAGCCTCGTCCTCTCCCTCGCCCGGCCGGCGGGCGCCGAGCGCGTGCCGGTCGCCGGCGCTCTCGGCAGGCGCCTGGCCGCGCCGGTCGTGGCGCCGTTCGACGTGTGGCCCTTCATGCGGGCGGCCATGGATGGTTACGCGCTGCGTGCCCGGGACCTCGCAGGAGCGTCGCCCGCCGCGCCGGCGCAGCTGCGGGTGGTCGGCGAGGCGTTCGCAGGGAGCGGGCGAGCGGGGCTCGCGGTCGGGCCGGGTGAGGCGGTTCGCGTCATGACGGGCGCCGTCATGCCCGAAGGAGCCGACGCCGTGGCGCCGCTCGAGACGGTGGAAGAGGCCGGGGCGAGCGCCGGCCGCGGCTCCGGCGCCATGATCCGGGTCGCCAGGGAGTTGGAGCCGGGCGCCAACGTCTTCCCGAAGGGCGAGGACGCGGCCGCCGGGGAGGTGGTGCTGCGGGCCGGCCACCGGATCGGGCCCTCTTCTCTGGGGCTGCTGGCGGCGCTGGGCATCGCCGAGGTCGAGGTCGTGCGCCGGCCCCGGGTCGCCGTGCTGGCCGTCGGCGACGAGCTCCTCGAGCGGGGAGCAGGAGCCCCGCCGCCAGGCCGCGTGTACGACGCCAATACCCCTGCGCTCGTGGCCGCTCTGGAGGAGCTGGGAGCCTTGTCCCGCCCTCTCGGGGTCGTGCGCGACGACCCGGACGCCCTCGAGGAGGCCATCCGGACGGGCCTCTCGTTCGACATGCTGGTCATCACCGGCGGGGCGTCGGTCGGCGACCGGGACTTCACCGTGGCGACGCTGGCGCGGGCAGGCGCACAGGTACGCTTCACCCGGCTCTTGCTCAAGCCGGGCAAGGCGGCCACCTTTGCCCACACCGACCGTTGCCTGGCCTTTGCGCTGCCGGGCAACCCCGGAGCGGCCATGACCGCCTTCTGGTTGCTTGTGGCGCCGGCGGTCCGCGCGATGGCCGGGGCGCCGCCCGAGGAGATCATGCCCGGCCGGGTGCCGGCCCGGCTCATGCAACCGGTGCGGGTCCGTCCGGGCCGTCCTCACTACCTGTGGGGGAGAATGGCGTCGTGCCGGGGCGTTCGGGCCGTCTGGCCGGCCGGCCCGTCCGGTACCGCGGTGATCCGCAGCCAGGCGCTCGCCAACGCGCTCATCGCGCTCCCCGCGGAGGTCGCGCAGGCGCCCGCGGGGAGCGTCGTGGAGGTGCTCCCGCTGCCCGGCGAGGTGCCGGCCTTCGACTGGCTGCCGGTCCCGACGCTCTCCGTGGTAGGGCCGCACGATTCCGGCAAGACCACCCTGATCGAGGCGCTGTTGCCCGAGCTTGCCCGCCGGGGCATCCGGGCCGGCGCGCTCAAGCACGACGTGCACGGGTTCGTGATGGACTACGAGGGCAAGGACACCTGGCGGCTGGGGCGGGCGGGCGCGGAGCGCGTGGGGATCGCCGGCCCGGGGCGGTCCGCCGTCTTGTGGCACCGGGAGGCGTACGCCTTCGATGCCATGGTGGCGTTGCTCGGCGAAGGCCTGCAGCTCGTCCTCACGGAAGGCTACAAGTCGGCCCGCATGCCCAAGATCGAGGTCGTGCCAGAAGGCGGCTCGCTGCTCTCCCCCGCCGCCGAGCTCCTGGCGGTGGTGAGCCGGCAGCAGCCCCCGCCGCAGCCGGAGTGGCTGACCTTTGCCGACCTCGGCGCCGTGGCCGAGCGCGTCGAGCGGTGGCTCGAGCGGTGGTACCGCGAGAAGGCTGAAGCCGTGCTCGGGCATGACAGGGAGGCCGCTCGCCCGTAG
- a CDS encoding MarR family winged helix-turn-helix transcriptional regulator, protein MRRQSREQAEHEAAKGTTATPEACAREIMEVVPPVMRFIRTQMRRHSQPSLSIPQFRSLAFLSRCPGASLSAVADHLGVTPPTASSLVERLVRRGLVMRAVAPEERRRVELRLTPSGLEHLEQSRSATRSYLATLLSTLPPAELHALSRGLGILREALKDVAFDRNGGCPDGRADPAVRHPRGG, encoded by the coding sequence GTGCGGCGCCAGTCGAGAGAGCAGGCGGAGCACGAGGCGGCCAAGGGGACGACGGCGACGCCGGAGGCGTGCGCGCGAGAGATCATGGAGGTCGTGCCGCCCGTCATGCGGTTCATCCGCACCCAGATGCGCCGGCACTCGCAGCCGTCCCTGTCCATCCCCCAGTTCCGATCGCTCGCCTTCTTGAGCCGCTGCCCCGGGGCGTCGCTCTCTGCGGTGGCCGACCACCTGGGCGTCACGCCTCCGACCGCCTCCTCGCTCGTGGAGCGGCTGGTGCGGCGGGGACTGGTCATGCGGGCCGTTGCGCCCGAAGAGCGCCGCAGGGTCGAGCTGCGCCTGACGCCGTCGGGGCTCGAGCACCTGGAGCAGTCCCGCTCGGCCACCCGTTCGTACCTGGCGACGTTGCTCTCGACGCTGCCGCCGGCCGAGCTCCACGCCCTGTCGCGAGGCCTGGGGATCCTGAGGGAGGCGCTCAAAGACGTTGCCTTTGACCGCAACGGCGGCTGTCCGGATGGAAGGGCTGACCCGGCGGTTCGGCACCCTCGTGGCGGTTGA
- a CDS encoding ATP-binding cassette domain-containing protein codes for MEGLTRRFGTLVAVDHLTLSVPPGSILGLLGPNGAGKSTTIKMLTTLLPPTSGSAEVAGFDVTRRPREVRRRIGYVPQVLSADGALTGYENLLIFAKIYGVPASERRRRIEEALAFMGLAEAGGTLVRNYSGGMIRRLEIAQSMLHRPAVLFLDEPTVGLDPVARRAVWEHVRELRDRLGTTIVMTTHYMEEADELCDVVAIMHLGKVAAVGTPGELKAAVGPQATLDEVFVHYTGSSIETGGTFRDAVRTRRTARRLG; via the coding sequence ATGGAAGGGCTGACCCGGCGGTTCGGCACCCTCGTGGCGGTTGACCACCTCACGCTGTCGGTGCCGCCGGGGTCGATCCTGGGCTTACTGGGCCCCAACGGTGCCGGGAAGAGCACGACCATCAAGATGCTCACCACGCTCTTGCCGCCCACGAGCGGATCGGCGGAGGTGGCCGGCTTCGACGTGACCCGCCGGCCCCGGGAGGTGCGCCGGCGGATCGGCTACGTGCCCCAGGTCCTCTCGGCGGACGGGGCGCTCACCGGGTACGAAAACCTGCTCATCTTCGCCAAGATCTACGGGGTCCCGGCCTCCGAACGGCGCCGGCGCATCGAGGAGGCGCTGGCGTTCATGGGGCTGGCCGAGGCCGGCGGCACGCTCGTGCGCAACTACTCCGGCGGCATGATCCGGCGCCTGGAGATCGCCCAGTCCATGCTGCACCGTCCCGCCGTGCTCTTCCTCGACGAGCCGACCGTGGGCCTCGACCCCGTGGCCCGTCGAGCCGTCTGGGAACACGTCCGGGAACTGCGCGACCGCCTGGGCACCACCATCGTCATGACGACCCACTACATGGAGGAAGCCGACGAACTCTGCGACGTGGTGGCCATCATGCACCTCGGCAAGGTGGCGGCGGTGGGTACTCCGGGGGAGCTCAAGGCGGCGGTGGGCCCGCAGGCGACCCTCGACGAGGTGTTCGTCCACTACACCGGCAGCTCCATCGAGACGGGAGGGACGTTCCGTGATGCAGTCCGGACTCGGCGCACGGCACGACGGCTTGGCTGA
- a CDS encoding ABC transporter permease — MQSGLGARHDGLAEATLPAPGAASLPAEFVRQALAVAEAEVRKLRHDPVELLTRAVQPTLWLVVFGQVMSRVRAIPTGQVSYLDFMAPGILAQSVLFIAIFYGISVIWERDLGVLHKFLVSPAYRGALVFGKAVSAGVRALTQAIIVYLLAVLMGVQVRLTVPAVAGVLGFVVLGAAIFSTFSLVVACLVKTRERFMGIGQVLTMPLFFASNAIYPLSVMPAWLQWISRVNPLTYQVDALRGLMIQGGQSVAGLGVDFGVQAAVLLALLWLAARLYPNVIN; from the coding sequence ATGCAGTCCGGACTCGGCGCACGGCACGACGGCTTGGCTGAGGCGACGCTCCCGGCGCCGGGCGCGGCGTCGCTGCCGGCGGAGTTCGTGCGGCAGGCGCTGGCGGTGGCCGAGGCGGAGGTGCGCAAGCTGCGCCACGACCCCGTGGAGCTCTTGACCCGGGCGGTGCAGCCGACGCTGTGGCTCGTGGTGTTCGGCCAGGTGATGAGCCGGGTGCGGGCGATCCCCACGGGGCAGGTCAGCTACCTCGACTTCATGGCACCGGGGATCCTGGCGCAGAGCGTGCTGTTCATCGCCATCTTCTACGGGATCTCCGTCATCTGGGAGCGGGACCTGGGAGTGCTCCACAAGTTCCTGGTGAGCCCGGCGTACCGGGGGGCGCTGGTCTTCGGCAAGGCGGTGTCGGCCGGGGTGCGGGCGCTCACGCAGGCGATCATCGTCTACCTGCTGGCGGTGCTCATGGGCGTACAGGTGCGGCTCACGGTCCCGGCGGTGGCGGGGGTGCTGGGGTTCGTCGTGTTGGGGGCCGCCATCTTCTCCACCTTTTCCCTGGTGGTGGCCTGCCTGGTCAAGACGCGGGAGCGGTTCATGGGCATCGGGCAGGTGCTGACGATGCCGCTGTTCTTCGCCAGCAACGCCATCTACCCGTTGAGCGTCATGCCGGCGTGGCTGCAGTGGATCTCGCGCGTCAACCCGCTCACGTACCAGGTCGATGCGCTGCGGGGGCTCATGATCCAGGGCGGGCAAAGCGTGGCCGGCCTCGGCGTGGACTTCGGGGTACAGGCCGCCGTGCTCCTGGCGCTGCTCTGGCTCGCCGCCCGGCTGTACCCCAACGTCATCAACTGA
- the tatA gene encoding twin-arginine translocase TatA/TatE family subunit, giving the protein MPNIGPTELLVILLLALIIFGPGKLPQLGRAIGQSFREFKESVSGARQEHAETADKSKGQQASGTGPQA; this is encoded by the coding sequence ATGCCCAATATCGGGCCGACCGAGCTCCTGGTCATCCTGCTCTTGGCGCTGATCATCTTCGGCCCGGGCAAGTTGCCTCAGCTCGGCAGGGCCATCGGCCAGAGTTTCCGGGAGTTCAAGGAGTCGGTCAGCGGCGCTCGACAGGAGCACGCCGAGACGGCCGACAAGAGTAAAGGCCAGCAGGCATCCGGTACGGGGCCGCAGGCCTGA
- a CDS encoding RrF2 family transcriptional regulator, giving the protein MRLTRQTDYAIRVALDLAGQPGHGSDVRAIAGRQCVPEAYAAKIVQALARAGLVVTARGARGGVRLARDPAKVTLLEIVEAAEGPTLFTRCMLWPGECPPLAQCALHPILDGLREAVQGYLQSMTLEELARRAGPQAGGAEERSAG; this is encoded by the coding sequence GTGCGGCTCACGAGGCAGACGGACTACGCCATCCGGGTGGCGCTGGACCTGGCCGGGCAGCCGGGGCACGGCTCCGATGTGCGCGCGATCGCCGGGCGCCAGTGTGTGCCCGAGGCGTACGCGGCCAAGATCGTGCAGGCGTTGGCCCGGGCCGGCCTGGTCGTGACGGCCCGGGGGGCGCGCGGAGGGGTGCGCCTGGCCCGGGATCCGGCCAAAGTGACGTTGCTCGAGATCGTCGAGGCGGCCGAGGGGCCCACGCTCTTCACCCGCTGCATGCTCTGGCCCGGCGAGTGCCCGCCTCTCGCGCAGTGCGCGCTCCATCCGATCCTCGACGGGCTGCGGGAGGCCGTGCAGGGTTACCTGCAAAGCATGACCCTGGAGGAGCTGGCGCGCCGGGCGGGGCCGCAAGCGGGCGGGGCGGAGGAGCGCTCCGCGGGGTAA